From a single Drosophila suzukii unplaced genomic scaffold, CBGP_Dsuzu_IsoJpt1.0 scf_26, whole genome shotgun sequence genomic region:
- the LOC139354820 gene encoding BTB/POZ domain-containing adapter for CUL3-mediated RhoA degradation protein 3 — translation MSETMSGDHQVLLKGHSSQYLKLNVGGRLYYTTIGTLTKNNDTMLSAMFSGRMEVLTDSEGWILIDRCGNHFGIILNFLRDGAVPLPETNKEIAELLAEAKYYCITELAMSCERALYAHQEPKPICRIPLITSQKEEQLLISVSSKPAVILVVQRQNNKYSYTSTSDDNLLKNIELFDKLSLRFNERILFIKDVIGPSEICCWSFYGHGKKVAEVCCTSIVYATDRKHTKVEFPEARIYEETLQVLLYENRNAPDQELMQATSSARVGSVSGTSMHQYTSDEEEERTGLARLRSNKRNNPS, via the exons ATGTCGGAAACCATGTCGGGCGATCACCAAGTCTTGCTAAAAGGGCATTCGTCCCAGTACTTGAAATTAAATGTTGGTGGTCGCTTGTATTATACCACAATTGGAACACTAACTAAAAATAATGACACGATGTTGAGCGCAATGTTTAGTGGTAGGATGGAGGTACTGACTGATTCGGAAG GATGGATTTTAATCGACCGATGTGGAAATCATTTTGGTATCATACTCAATTTTTTAAGAGATGGCGCTGTTCCGCTGCCGGAAACTAACAAAGAAATTGCGGAACTGCTTGCTGAGGCCAAATACTACTGCATCACGGAGCTGGCTATGTCTTGTGAAAGGGCCCTATATGCTCACCAGGAACCCAAGCCAATTTGTCGCATTCCTTTAATAACTTCGCAAAAGGAAGAACAACTTTTAATTAGTGTATCTTCAAAACCTGCTGTTATTCTTGTGGTACAGCGCCAGAATAACAAGTATTCGTACACAAGTACTTCAGATGACAACTtactaaaaaatattgaaCTTTTCGATAAATTATCGTTGCGCTTTAATGAACGAATTTTGTTCATTAAAGACGTAATTGGGCCAAGTGAAATCTGCTGCTGGTCATTTTACGGACACGGCAAAAAAGTAGCGGAAGTCTGTTGCACCTCAATAGTTTATGCAACCGATAGAAAGCACACCAAAGTTGAATTTCCGGAAGCTCGTATATACGAGGAAACTCTGCAGGTCCTACTTTATGAAAACCGCAATGCTCCCGACCAAGAACTCATGCAGGCGACGTCTTCAGCACGAGTGGGAAGTGTTAGTGGCACCAGCATGCATCAGTATACA